ATAATCGTAAAAATCCCTTGGTTTATGACGATTGATAAGTGCTTTCATTTTACCTTTAATGATTTCTTCTTTCGGTAAATGGACAAGGGTATAGGGCTGAATATAGTCATTTTCAATCAGCGTTCTGACGCCCCTAATCCAATTGTCATTGCGCAGAGAAACCTCAAAATAAATTTCAGTGATTTTATCGTAGGCGCTAAATTCAAATATGCCCAAGTATCCTCCGGTTGTGTATTTCCCTTCTTTGAGGGAAACGTGGATACCGGTCTTCTCGATATTGGCCAAGGTATTGATAAAAAGTTTCTCAACTTTATGTTTGGCAATTTTCACACCGGTAAAATCAAGATCTTCTGAAAAACGAGGACTATGGAAAACAATCCGCAAAGCTGTGCCGCCCTTGAAGAGCAGACGATCCGCATCGGGCAATTGGTAAAGATACGACAAAAACAAGTGCTGGCAATATTCTCGAACGACATTTCCGAGTTTAGTTTGCGTGTGATCAGTAAATTTTTGGAGG
This sequence is a window from Patescibacteria group bacterium. Protein-coding genes within it:
- a CDS encoding nucleotidyl transferase AbiEii/AbiGii toxin family protein → MLTRANLQKFTDHTQTKLGNVVREYCQHLFLSYLYQLPDADRLLFKGGTALRIVFHSPRFSEDLDFTGVKIAKHKVEKLFINTLANIEKTGIHVSLKEGKYTTGGYLGIFEFSAYDKITEIYFEVSLRNDNWIRGVRTLIENDYIQPYTLVHLPKEEIIKGKMKALINRHKPRDFYDYFFLLSGNYPLVKEKDDLTQVLALLKKSKINFRGELREFLPASHVMHLKDFRKILEQKIVSFLGEK